Proteins co-encoded in one Brassica oleracea var. oleracea cultivar TO1000 chromosome C4, BOL, whole genome shotgun sequence genomic window:
- the LOC106341620 gene encoding uncharacterized protein LOC106341620 has product MSFAGGRDGSKGLIKRITSTFSINKNQNTTTNDPKPVFPRSRSTGASYESMKLRQGKKALPDVTAKKTKRTKSACVSPQRRREKIDESRKQQIEDIDSIWLTSDSSSSLLGERKVSVSFHFSLDESIVSWLSNAAKNQEDTKDNHHHHHQKSSKDAKYSSENIRKDGKYVGTDSAKPCSSHLPENNNKTCEETSSFNRYVSRELTSQSHEEKKVTFSLESDASPSPVISNLWPPTPPITILASALEKVAEIGGSKRRNVVEPLFWPLEQKFDWTTDDIMKHFSMSPQRKKYIGSKSASTSPRSMRAQLHTRKLDLKEGCKRKLMFNGRPGSNSKLTQIPELKQTISSDQPPIKNRLKRNKSLPSRLRNTSEISSKVVPIEATEESVEISREEKKTPKKLVMTRKSRTFLEDDFGLMNDFSIENAVGLCEFRGREGIDSDFNTDCFLFEDSL; this is encoded by the coding sequence ATGAGTTTTGCAGGTGGGAGAGATGGATCAAAAGGTTTGATAAAGAGGATTACATCAACTTTCTCCATCAATAAAAACCAAAACACAACAACAAATGATCCGAAACCAGTTTTTCCTCGGTCCAGATCAACAGGTGCTAGCTATGAATCAATGAAGCTGCGTCAGGGGAAAAAGGCTCTTCCTGATGTCACAGCAAAAAAGACAAAGAGGACCAAATCTGCTTGTGTCTCTCCTCAACGAAGACGTGAAAAGATCGACGAGTCCAGGAAACAACAGATTGAAGATATCGATTCCATTTGGTTGACTTCTGATTCTTCTAGCTCCCTTCTAGGGGAACGTAAAGTCTCTGTCTCGTTTCACTTCTCACTCGACGAAAGCATCGTCTCTTGGTTATCAAATGCTGCTAAGAATCAAGAAGACACCAAAGACAATCATCATCATCATCACCAGAAAAGTTCAAAGGATGCAAAATATTCTTCAGAGAACATACGAAAAGATGGAAAATATGTTGGAACAGATTCTGCAAAGCCGTGTTCTTCACATTTACCTGAAAACAACAACAAGACTTGTGAAGAGACCTCTAGTTTCAACAGATATGTGAGTCGTGAGTTGACTTCGCAGAGTCACGAAGAAAAGAAAGTTACCTTCTCACTAGAATCAGATGCGTCTCCTTCACCGGTTATCTCAAATCTTTGGCCACCTACTCCTCCTATAACCATACTAGCATCAGCTTTGGAGAAAGTTGCGGAGATTGGAGGTTCAAAGAGAAGGAATGTTGTGGAGCCGCTTTTCTGGCCATTGGAGCAGAAGTTTGATTGGACAACAGATGATATAATGAAGCATTTCTCCATGTCTCCTCAGAGAAAAAAATATATTGGATCCAAAAGTGCTAGCACCTCACCAAGGTCAATGAGGGCACAGCTTCATACAAGAAAGCTAGATCTCAAAGAAGGGTGTAAGAGAAAACTCATGTTCAATGGTCGGCCTGGATCAAACTCAAAACTAACACAGATTCCAGAACTGAAACAAACAATCAGCAGCGACCAACCACCCATCAAGAACCGTTTGAAGAGGAACAAAAGTTTGCCATCAAGGTTGAGAAACACCAGCGAAATATCTTCAAAGGTGGTACCTATTGAAGCTACAGAAGAGAGTGTAGAGATAAGTAGAGAGGAAAAGAAAACACCTAAGAAGCTTGTCATGACCCGTAAGTCCAGAACTTTTTTAGAAGATGACTTTGGTTTGATGAATGATTTCTCTATAGAAAACGCGGTGGGGCTTTGCGAGTTCAGGGGAAGAGAAGGCATTGATTCAGACTTCAACACTGATTGTTTCTTGTTCGAAGATTCTCTATGA
- the LOC106339715 gene encoding F-box protein DOR-like, giving the protein MKKQASPSAMNSRRCTVLEDPQIISRSISLLTADEVLLKIPIDLIIEIFSRLPLKSIARCRCVSKRWASLLRRPHFTELFFTKSLARPQLFFACQKETADHHITFPFERVDGISSSVNGYVCISGHQILKGRKTRKDVLVICNPSTGQSFTLPKIPNLKNMKSTAKIYLGYDLIEKQHKVLAMARAQGRW; this is encoded by the exons ATGAAGAAGCAAGCTTCTCCCTCCGCCATGAATTCACGGCGGTGCACGGTCTTGGAGGATCCTCAAATCATAAGTCGAAGCATCTCACTACTTACTGCTGACGAAGTGTTACTGAAGATTCCAATCGATCTCATAATCGAGATATTCTCGAGGTTACCGTTGAAGTCTATCGCGAGGTGTCGTTGCGTATCGAAGCGGTGGGCGTCCTTACTCCGCCGTCCCCATTTCACGGAGTTGTTCTTCACCAAATCGTTGGCTCGCCCCCAGCTATTTTTCGCATGCCAGAAAGAGA CCGCGGATCATCATATTACTTTCCCCTTTGAGCGTGTGGATGGCATATCTAGTTCTGTCAATGGATATGTCTGTATAAGCGGTCATCAGATCTTAAAAGGAAGGAAGACCCGAAAGGATGTGTTGGTGATATGTAACCCTAGCACGGGACAATCCTTTACTTTACCCAAAATACCTAATCTGAAGAACATGAAGAGCACTGCAAAGATCTATTTAGGTTATGATCTGATTGAGAAACAACACAAGGTGTTGGCAATGGCCAGGGCCCAAGGTAGATGGTAG
- the LOC106339717 gene encoding F-box protein DOR-like has protein sequence MIECSVPHYFPKAECICIDSVLYYGALGSNMCHILVCFDVRSEKYSSIKAIQRAVEVGATLVNYKGKLASLRAQPNPHAISGTSTSFEMWILEDPEKHEWSSRIYKLPPVWKDIVAGEVLFFKGVTATNEIVLSPKTSSDIYYVYYYNFDKESITRVDFQGMKPFRKGWGSGVFTILNHVEDVKLM, from the coding sequence ATGATTGAATGTAGCGTACCCCATTATTTTCCAAAGGCAGAGTGCATATGTATCGACAGTGTTTTGTACTACGGTGCTTTAGGTTCCAATATGTGTCATATTCTAGTTTGCTTTGATGTCAGATCTGAGAAGTACAGCTCCATTAAAGCCATTCAACGAGCAGTAGAGGTAGGTGCAACTCTGGTAAACTACAAAGGTAAATTGGCTTCGCTAAGGGCGCAACCTAACCCCCATGCTATTAGTGGAACAAGTACAAGTTTTGAGATGTGGATTCTAGAAGATCCTGAGAAACATGAGTGGTCCAGCCGTATTTACAAATTGCCTCCTGTTTGGAAGGATATAGTTGCAGGGGAGGTCTTATTCTTTAAAGGAGTGACTGCTACAAATGAAATTGTTTTGTCCCCCAAAACTTCATCCGACATTTATTACGTTTACTACTACAATTTCGACAAGGAAAGTATAACAAGAGTTGATTTCCAAGGAATGAAACCGTTTAGGAAGGGTTGGGGTTCTGGAGTTTTTACCATACTGAACCATGTAGAGGACGTGAAACTTATGTAA